A window of the Gordonia humi genome harbors these coding sequences:
- a CDS encoding HAD-IIA family hydrolase produces MSKRQRAGDSVNGSEPVIPDDVEAADLDPEIRRDLHALDKQTADRVARHLVVVSELLGEDPDAALAHARAARARAARVGVVRETAGIAAYNAGEWQEAITELRAARRMSGGDALLPLIADSERGLGRPERAIEIAESSEAKTLSGDDALEMLIVASGARLDLGQPELAVAVLEAGDLRPGRTGDDAARLFYAYASALETAGRRSDALTWFQNAAAADVDDLTDAEFRLMELGSTKNGAVPAGRETGEASEADPDSLGAHYDSLLFDLDGTLFAGASALPHAVDAVNTSASSVLFVTNNASRSPEAVAEHLTELGFTAVADQVVTSAQAGAALVSEHVPAGSRVLVVGADALRDEVNAHGMVAVASADDEPIAVVQGHSPDTGWAQLSEAALAVRAGATWVACNVDTTLPNERGLLVGNGSMVAAVKSATGAEPLVAGKPAAPIMRDALSRSEGRRPLVVGDRLDTDIAGANTVGIDSLLVITGVSGALDLLAAGPDARPTYVATDLAALDSAADAARIGGHHGWRIQVIDEHVDVASSGASDGTSLLAALAHAVWTADVGDRDLRIAAGDDTAAEALAAVGVTALR; encoded by the coding sequence ATGAGCAAGCGACAGCGCGCCGGCGATTCGGTCAACGGATCGGAACCGGTGATCCCCGACGATGTAGAGGCCGCCGATCTCGATCCCGAGATCCGCCGCGATCTCCACGCACTCGACAAGCAGACCGCCGATCGCGTCGCTCGCCACCTCGTTGTCGTCTCCGAACTCCTCGGTGAAGACCCCGACGCGGCACTCGCACACGCCCGAGCTGCGCGAGCCCGCGCCGCCCGCGTGGGCGTCGTTCGAGAGACGGCCGGTATCGCGGCTTACAACGCCGGCGAATGGCAGGAGGCGATCACCGAACTGCGAGCGGCACGGCGCATGAGCGGGGGCGATGCACTGCTCCCGCTCATCGCCGACAGCGAACGCGGGCTCGGCCGCCCCGAGCGCGCGATCGAGATCGCCGAATCGAGCGAGGCGAAGACTCTGAGCGGCGACGACGCGCTCGAGATGCTGATCGTCGCATCCGGCGCTCGACTCGACCTCGGTCAGCCCGAACTCGCCGTCGCCGTGCTCGAAGCAGGCGACCTCAGGCCCGGCCGGACCGGAGACGACGCCGCCCGACTCTTCTATGCATACGCCTCCGCCCTCGAGACCGCGGGCAGACGGAGCGACGCACTGACCTGGTTCCAGAACGCAGCGGCGGCCGACGTCGACGACCTGACCGACGCCGAGTTCCGCCTCATGGAACTCGGTAGCACGAAGAACGGGGCGGTGCCCGCCGGACGTGAGACCGGCGAGGCGTCGGAGGCGGACCCGGATTCGCTCGGCGCCCACTACGACTCCCTGCTCTTCGACCTCGACGGCACGCTGTTCGCCGGGGCGTCCGCGCTTCCGCACGCGGTGGATGCGGTCAACACCAGTGCGTCCTCGGTCCTGTTCGTGACGAACAACGCCAGCCGCTCGCCCGAGGCGGTGGCCGAACACCTGACGGAGCTCGGGTTCACCGCGGTCGCGGATCAGGTCGTGACCAGCGCTCAAGCGGGTGCGGCGTTGGTGAGCGAGCACGTTCCGGCCGGCAGCCGCGTCCTCGTCGTCGGCGCCGATGCGCTGCGCGACGAAGTGAACGCGCACGGAATGGTCGCGGTCGCGTCGGCGGACGACGAACCGATCGCCGTGGTCCAGGGCCACTCGCCCGACACCGGGTGGGCGCAACTGTCGGAGGCGGCACTGGCCGTTCGAGCGGGTGCGACGTGGGTCGCCTGCAACGTCGACACCACATTGCCGAACGAACGAGGACTGCTCGTGGGCAACGGATCGATGGTCGCCGCGGTGAAGTCGGCGACCGGAGCCGAGCCGTTGGTGGCGGGTAAACCGGCTGCGCCGATCATGCGCGACGCGCTCTCACGATCCGAGGGGCGCCGTCCGCTGGTCGTCGGTGATCGGCTCGACACCGACATCGCCGGAGCCAACACGGTTGGCATCGACAGTCTGCTCGTGATCACCGGAGTCTCCGGAGCACTCGACCTCCTCGCGGCCGGACCCGACGCACGCCCGACGTATGTCGCGACCGACCTCGCCGCCCTCGACAGCGCGGCCGACGCCGCGCGGATCGGCGGACACCACGGGTGGCGCATCCAAGTGATCGACGAGCACGTCGACGTCGCGTCGAGCGGAGCGTCCGACGGCACGTCGCTCCTGGCCGCGCTGGCACACGCCGTGTGGACGGCCGACGTCGGCGACCGCGATCTGCGCATCGCAGCCGGCGACGACACGGCCGCAGAGGCGCTCGCCGCGGTCGGTGTCACAGCCCTGCGTTAG
- a CDS encoding NAD kinase, protein MTERTFLVVAHTGRESVTGTLRTIAQRCADAGVGLRIVDHDTRLAAEPITETTHPVDPDMLRATGADVEVTSAGSASAKGCELVIVLGGDGTFLRAAELAYPASVPLMGINLGHIGFLAEAESHRVDEVLDMLISGRYRVEDRMVLDVSVIDPGSDRPRARTWALNEVVIQNRSHNGVLELVTEVDGRPVAAFGADGLMVATPTGSTAYAFSAGGPVMWPDLEAILVVPSNAHALFARPMVTSPRSTVAVEIHRDGRDGVAVSDGRRMLDVPAGSRIEVARAPRSLRWVRIDSEPFADRLVTKFSLPVTGWRGRS, encoded by the coding sequence ATGACAGAGCGCACCTTCCTGGTGGTCGCACACACCGGCCGCGAGTCGGTGACGGGCACCCTGCGGACGATCGCGCAGCGATGCGCCGACGCGGGCGTCGGCCTGCGGATCGTCGACCACGACACCCGACTGGCGGCCGAACCGATCACCGAGACGACCCACCCGGTCGACCCGGACATGCTGCGGGCCACCGGCGCGGACGTCGAGGTCACCTCGGCCGGGTCGGCGTCGGCGAAGGGCTGCGAACTGGTGATCGTGCTCGGCGGCGACGGAACATTCCTGCGTGCGGCCGAACTCGCCTACCCCGCGTCCGTTCCGCTGATGGGCATCAACCTCGGACACATCGGCTTCCTCGCGGAGGCCGAATCGCATCGCGTCGACGAAGTGCTCGACATGTTGATCTCCGGGCGCTACCGCGTCGAGGACCGGATGGTGCTCGACGTGTCCGTGATCGATCCCGGATCGGACCGGCCGCGCGCCCGCACGTGGGCACTCAACGAAGTCGTGATCCAGAACCGGTCGCACAACGGCGTCCTCGAGCTCGTCACCGAGGTCGACGGCCGTCCGGTGGCCGCCTTCGGCGCGGACGGGCTCATGGTCGCGACGCCGACCGGATCCACGGCGTACGCGTTCTCCGCGGGAGGACCCGTGATGTGGCCCGACCTCGAGGCGATCCTCGTCGTCCCCAGCAACGCGCACGCGCTCTTCGCCCGCCCGATGGTGACGAGCCCCCGCTCCACCGTCGCCGTGGAGATCCACCGTGACGGCCGCGACGGGGTGGCCGTCAGCGACGGGCGTCGGATGCTCGACGTCCCCGCGGGTTCCCGCATCGAGGTCGCGCGGGCGCCGCGATCCCTGCGCTGGGTCCGGATCGACTCGGAACCGTTCGCCGACCGTCTGGTGACCAAGTTCTCGCTGCCCGTGACGGGGTGGCGGGGGAGGAGCTGA
- a CDS encoding TlyA family RNA methyltransferase, which translates to MATRARLDAELVRRGLARSREQARELIDAGKVKVNGTVASKAATNVAKDTPVLVTEPDTDDWASRGAHKLIGALDAFEPLGVSVDGRRCLDAGASTGGFTDVLLRRGAREVEAVDVGYGQLVWRLQTDDRVHVHDRTNVRHITPESIGGDVDLIVGDLSFISLRLVLPALASCLRIGGDALPMVKPQFEVGKDRVGTGGVVRDPALRAEAVAHVSTAATALGLQTRGVVASPLPGPSGNVEYFLWLRKTHSQPDGAVADTVEQSPVDDDVRAMIDKAVADGPA; encoded by the coding sequence ATGGCGACCCGCGCCCGACTGGACGCCGAACTCGTCCGCCGAGGCCTCGCACGGTCGCGGGAACAGGCGCGCGAGCTGATCGACGCGGGCAAGGTGAAAGTCAACGGAACCGTCGCATCGAAGGCCGCCACCAACGTCGCGAAGGACACCCCGGTGCTGGTGACCGAACCCGACACCGACGACTGGGCCTCTCGCGGCGCACACAAGCTGATCGGTGCTCTCGACGCGTTCGAGCCACTCGGAGTCTCCGTCGACGGTCGTCGCTGTCTCGACGCCGGCGCATCGACGGGCGGCTTCACCGACGTCCTGCTGCGGCGCGGCGCCCGCGAGGTCGAGGCCGTCGACGTCGGCTACGGCCAACTCGTCTGGCGACTGCAGACCGACGACCGCGTGCACGTGCACGACCGGACCAACGTCCGACACATCACTCCCGAGTCGATCGGCGGTGACGTCGACCTGATCGTCGGCGACCTGTCGTTCATCTCGTTGCGACTCGTGCTCCCCGCTCTCGCATCCTGCCTGCGCATCGGCGGAGACGCGCTGCCCATGGTCAAGCCGCAGTTCGAGGTGGGCAAAGACCGCGTCGGAACCGGCGGCGTGGTACGCGACCCGGCACTACGAGCCGAAGCGGTGGCCCACGTGTCCACCGCGGCCACCGCACTCGGCCTCCAGACCCGCGGCGTCGTCGCGAGTCCGCTGCCCGGACCGTCCGGGAACGTCGAGTACTTCCTCTGGCTCCGCAAGACCCACAGTCAGCCGGACGGCGCTGTTGCCGATACCGTGGAGCAGTCGCCGGTCGACGACGACGTCCGCGCGATGATCGACAAGGCCGTCGCCGACGGTCCCGCGTGA
- the recN gene encoding DNA repair protein RecN: MLEELSITSLGVLEAASAEFHPGFTALTGETGAGKTMIVTSLRLLSGGRADAGRVRSGDAKAVVEGRFRLPADRGGTIGEVLDETGADVDDDDTVIAVRTVNADGRSRAHLGGRSVPVGTLGALTGELLAIHGQNDQLRLLRGDQQRAALDRFAGAPTAKTLAKYQRARKRWTDILDDLDRLRADSRALAQEADRLQFGLEEIDAVKPMPGEDADIIDVVRRLTDLEDIRSAAASAHGIVAGAEGSSVLDALGTVRSLLESAADAALRDLGPRVQEALVVVGDIGDELTGFLSGLPDDAADLDSLLTRQAELKSLTRKYAADVDGVLAWREEAQQRLTEISDPQARIDELESEAADVRDEVAALAATLHRQRAKAAKSLGTRVSAELAGLAMGGSALAVTVGLKPADDPRLAVDVDGTATTAGGHGVDQVEFGLVSHKGADPLPIARSASGGELSRVMLALEVVLAEPDSGSVMVFDEVDAGVGGAAAVQIGARLARLARRHQVIVVTHLPQVAAFADNHLVIGKHGGGSAGRQRSTLTTLTRDERVAELARMLAGLGDSETGRAHAEELLETAEAARAAD; encoded by the coding sequence GTGCTCGAAGAACTGTCGATCACGAGTCTGGGAGTGCTGGAGGCGGCCTCCGCCGAATTCCATCCCGGCTTCACCGCGCTCACCGGTGAGACCGGTGCGGGAAAGACCATGATCGTCACCAGTCTGCGGCTGCTGTCGGGCGGTCGCGCCGACGCGGGCCGCGTGCGCAGCGGTGACGCCAAAGCCGTCGTCGAAGGTCGATTCCGGCTTCCCGCCGACCGCGGCGGAACGATCGGCGAAGTCCTCGACGAGACCGGTGCCGACGTCGACGACGATGACACCGTGATCGCCGTCCGCACCGTGAACGCCGACGGCCGCTCCCGCGCGCATCTCGGCGGACGCAGCGTCCCCGTCGGCACACTGGGTGCGCTGACCGGGGAACTGCTGGCCATCCACGGCCAGAACGATCAGCTCCGACTCCTCCGCGGTGATCAACAGCGCGCCGCCCTCGACCGCTTCGCCGGCGCCCCGACCGCCAAGACACTCGCCAAGTACCAGCGGGCCCGCAAACGGTGGACCGACATCCTCGACGATCTGGATCGGTTGCGCGCCGACTCGCGTGCTCTCGCGCAGGAGGCCGATCGCCTCCAGTTCGGGCTCGAGGAGATCGACGCGGTCAAGCCGATGCCGGGCGAGGACGCCGACATCATCGACGTGGTCCGCCGACTCACCGACCTGGAGGACATCAGGTCGGCCGCCGCGTCGGCACACGGCATCGTCGCGGGGGCGGAGGGATCGTCGGTGCTCGACGCCCTCGGCACCGTACGGTCGCTCCTCGAATCCGCGGCCGATGCGGCCCTGCGCGACCTCGGGCCTCGTGTCCAGGAGGCGCTCGTCGTCGTCGGCGACATCGGAGACGAGTTGACCGGTTTCCTCAGCGGTCTGCCCGACGACGCCGCCGACCTCGACAGCCTCCTGACTCGGCAGGCCGAGCTGAAGTCGCTCACCCGCAAATACGCCGCCGACGTCGACGGTGTGCTCGCCTGGCGCGAGGAGGCTCAGCAGCGTCTGACCGAGATCTCCGATCCGCAGGCGAGGATCGACGAACTCGAATCCGAAGCCGCCGACGTCCGCGACGAGGTCGCCGCCCTGGCGGCCACCCTGCACCGCCAACGCGCGAAGGCGGCGAAGTCGCTCGGCACCAGGGTCTCGGCCGAACTCGCCGGACTCGCGATGGGCGGAAGCGCCCTCGCCGTGACCGTCGGACTCAAACCCGCCGACGACCCGCGTCTGGCGGTGGACGTGGACGGCACCGCCACCACAGCGGGTGGACACGGCGTCGACCAGGTCGAGTTCGGCCTCGTCTCGCACAAGGGCGCCGACCCGCTGCCGATCGCCCGCTCGGCGTCCGGCGGCGAACTCTCGCGGGTCATGCTGGCGCTCGAAGTGGTGCTCGCCGAACCGGACTCGGGATCGGTGATGGTGTTCGACGAGGTCGATGCGGGTGTCGGCGGCGCCGCGGCGGTACAGATCGGTGCTCGACTGGCGAGACTGGCCCGTCGCCATCAGGTGATCGTCGTGACGCACCTTCCGCAGGTCGCCGCGTTCGCCGACAACCATCTGGTGATCGGCAAGCACGGAGGCGGCTCCGCGGGCAGACAGCGGTCCACGCTGACCACGTTGACTCGCGACGAACGGGTCGCCGAGCTGGCCCGCATGCTCGCGGGTCTCGGCGACTCCGAGACCGGCCGCGCACACGCCGAGGAACTGCTCGAGACCGCGGAGGCGGCCCGAGCGGCGGACTAG
- the steA gene encoding putative cytokinetic ring protein SteA, producing the protein MPALLSRTTEELPGLIGVARIDKNSKRLLERVGEGEIVVLDEVDLDRVTADILVDAQVGAVVNVSRSITGRYPNLGPEVLAASGVPILDAVGPEIFSRIKDGQKVRLHDQRLYVGDRVVARGEELDERIVASRMLDAKNGIVDHLEAFSGNTIEFIRSESPLLIDGVGIPDVRVKFEGRHVVVVAEGSGRGADLKALKPFIKEYQPIMVGVGVGADTLMEAGYKPALIVADPDDLETETLKSGAELVLPADPDGHAPGLERIQDLGVGATTFPAAGSAADLALLLTDFHGADLIVTAGLGGTLNDFFDRELREEIPSTFLTRLKVGPKLVDAKAVSTLYRSRVSGAAIAMLILAALVAIIAAIVITQGGSDVTGWISDQWNALVDWISGVWNRE; encoded by the coding sequence ATGCCCGCTTTGCTGTCACGCACCACCGAAGAGCTGCCCGGCCTGATCGGCGTCGCGCGGATCGACAAGAACTCGAAACGACTCCTCGAACGCGTCGGCGAGGGGGAGATCGTCGTACTCGACGAGGTGGACCTCGATCGAGTGACCGCCGACATCCTCGTCGACGCCCAGGTGGGCGCGGTGGTGAACGTCTCGCGCTCGATCACCGGCCGGTACCCGAACCTCGGACCGGAGGTCCTCGCCGCATCCGGTGTGCCGATCCTCGACGCCGTCGGGCCGGAGATCTTCTCGCGGATCAAGGACGGGCAGAAGGTCCGTCTGCACGATCAGCGCCTCTACGTCGGCGATCGGGTCGTGGCCCGCGGGGAGGAGCTGGACGAGCGGATCGTCGCCAGCCGCATGCTCGATGCCAAGAACGGAATCGTCGACCACCTCGAGGCGTTCTCCGGCAACACCATCGAGTTCATTCGGAGTGAATCGCCATTGCTGATCGACGGCGTCGGCATCCCCGACGTGCGCGTCAAATTCGAAGGCCGCCACGTGGTCGTCGTCGCCGAGGGAAGCGGCCGCGGCGCCGACCTGAAGGCGCTCAAGCCGTTCATCAAGGAGTATCAGCCGATCATGGTCGGTGTCGGCGTGGGCGCGGACACCCTCATGGAGGCCGGTTACAAGCCCGCGTTGATCGTCGCCGACCCCGACGACCTGGAGACCGAGACGCTCAAATCGGGCGCGGAGCTCGTGCTGCCCGCCGACCCCGACGGTCATGCGCCGGGCCTGGAACGTATCCAGGATCTGGGTGTCGGCGCGACGACGTTCCCCGCCGCCGGGTCGGCCGCCGACCTCGCGTTGCTGCTGACCGACTTCCACGGCGCCGACCTCATCGTCACCGCGGGCCTCGGCGGCACCCTCAACGACTTCTTCGACCGCGAACTGCGCGAGGAGATCCCGTCGACGTTCCTCACCCGACTCAAGGTGGGTCCGAAGCTCGTCGACGCGAAGGCCGTCTCGACGCTGTACCGCAGCCGGGTCAGCGGCGCCGCGATCGCCATGCTGATCCTGGCAGCGCTCGTCGCGATCATCGCGGCGATCGTCATCACTCAGGGCGGCAGCGATGTGACCGGATGGATCTCCGACCAGTGGAACGCGCTGGTCGACTGGATCAGCGGAGTGTGGAACCGCGAATGA
- a CDS encoding copper transporter: MISMRQHAVSLIAVFLALALGLFLGSGFIGDRVNALTGTDRDKIGNLQDERDDLAKQVDSNDAFTSAIAGRITGDLLKDQSVLVVTSPDAADGDVEALKTLINDAEGTFAGQIALTTGLIRDENASKLSTVVDQSIPSGAQLRVEYTDSGSRLGDLLGVTLLHRSGAKPASANDRDTALAALREGQFIDYAEGTIKPADLVLVVTGGEMGKDSGAQGQMVARLAATMAMRAQGGALVGRTGSADGGSPIGVIRSDPSLGNAVTTVDDVNQEIGRLTTVMALNEELQGRSGAYGTGPGATAITVGAEPAK, encoded by the coding sequence ATGATCAGCATGCGCCAACACGCGGTCTCGTTGATCGCGGTCTTCCTCGCGCTCGCGTTGGGGCTGTTCCTCGGATCCGGCTTCATCGGTGACCGCGTCAACGCGTTGACCGGGACCGATCGCGACAAGATCGGCAATCTCCAAGACGAACGCGACGACCTCGCCAAACAAGTCGACTCCAACGACGCCTTCACCTCGGCTATCGCCGGTCGGATCACCGGCGACCTGCTCAAAGACCAGTCGGTGCTCGTCGTGACCTCACCGGACGCGGCCGACGGCGACGTCGAAGCGCTCAAGACGTTGATCAACGACGCCGAGGGGACCTTCGCCGGACAGATCGCCTTGACCACCGGACTGATCCGCGACGAGAACGCGTCCAAACTCAGCACCGTCGTCGACCAGTCGATTCCGTCGGGCGCGCAACTCCGCGTGGAGTACACCGACTCCGGTTCGCGACTGGGCGACCTCCTCGGGGTCACGCTGCTGCATCGGTCCGGCGCCAAGCCTGCGTCGGCGAACGATCGCGACACCGCGCTGGCGGCACTGCGCGAGGGACAGTTCATCGACTACGCGGAGGGCACGATCAAACCGGCCGACCTCGTCCTCGTGGTGACCGGAGGCGAGATGGGCAAGGACTCCGGCGCACAGGGGCAGATGGTCGCGCGGCTGGCTGCGACCATGGCGATGCGTGCGCAGGGCGGCGCCCTCGTCGGACGCACCGGTTCGGCCGACGGCGGATCGCCGATCGGCGTGATCCGCTCCGACCCGTCGCTGGGCAACGCGGTGACGACGGTCGACGACGTCAATCAGGAGATCGGTCGACTCACCACGGTCATGGCGTTGAACGAGGAACTGCAGGGCAGGTCGGGCGCCTACGGCACCGGGCCGGGTGCGACGGCCATCACGGTGGGCGCCGAACCCGCGAAGTGA